The Porites lutea chromosome 7, jaPorLute2.1, whole genome shotgun sequence genome includes the window cccatttcagatcacgtgatggtaccccagagaactgCTTCTTTCAACTTTTGTCTTATGCACGTACATCCACGTACAGTCATGTATACATGAACAGTCATGTATACAtactaaattaattaaaaagacaaaaggcaaattctctggggaacatcacgtggtctgaattgggcaaacaaaacaaacaagctaaaaaggtctattgcccTTTTGAATAAAACAGTGGAACTCAATCTGACTCTTGTTTGCTGTGTTGCTCAAATCAATTTCCGCGTTGATGATTCCGGGGTGATTTCTTCTGTTGATGCTGGAAGGTATATTCTACACGCACGTATCCACTATTCACTCTCACGCAAATGCTCCCCCGTACTTCCTGACCATTGATTACTGCtagtcattatcatcatcattattattattattattattattattattattattattattaatatatagatttagccagggctaaaagcgaagctccaattaataaatttataatctaaatcaaacaagaaacttttaatccacaaatcagttaacttaagctcacattcatgtgacttttgagggaaaggctaagttattttagagtgaaacatcttacatcgaattgataaccttatatgtacacccaaaaaatagcaaccatcttcgatcacattcaagatcacagtagattaggcctcgaaaacaaattcttggaaaacaaataacgccgaatttttttgcgttcgacaggtttacattaaaaattcttgccaacaaatctggggttgtttaaaccaaccttttataatatTTATACATCACacttgaggtgaaacagtactatttatcatacagaccgtcggacagaatgcggtttttcacaatttttcaagacaaattgcactcagtcaatactCAGgccgatcaatcgtgggctttaagcgaaaccgttcaaaaatttccaaaatcacccatacggccagctggttctcgtttctatagtgcgagctgtcagtgtggtcgagtgtttgaataaactttaatagagtaacgcttcaacataatagcgaatttattattatttattttttgttctttaatggtttcagttataacgatatGTAaccttataaagcgtttgatacgcgcgacatttttgagcactcctgcaagcgatgttcatgaacgatgaaaagaaacggcacggacaagcgattaaaattgcaagagagactattaacaatcaaaaaaagaaatataattaggtgaaacatttacagagacaacaattttcattcacgaagacaagtaaaactcctgagtctttaagcgtaaagtttaagccggcttcccggcgcggtgtttactgttttcgaaggtgaactcctcgaagcaagaaaatcgcccaatttttttctttctacagccaaatttataactaaatattcttcagaacgttttctttctatctgtggtgaggaaatatatctaaaggctttttaaagttctgtaagcttatatcaaacctgatattaggtcagatcattgactcaaatcctgcAAATGTGCATGGCAGTTGCCGCacaaactgtcagcgtgaactgtgcaagacttcatgaaattagatataacaaaaacaaacatcaagtacaataattactcaggcttaccattcgagatttagttcctgaaagctatcaaggaaagccacagttgcttgagacttttagaCCTTCTTACGCATTAAacaaaggtgaaaaacgaaaacgatgccatccgaaaccgaattaccgaattttgacaagcgacgcatttctcaactaaaaacccagtaaacaaaccagccatgaataacagaagactcttgatcgcagctgtatttcattttgtacatccagaggaaaaagacagataaaaacatcacaagttgacacaaaactctgccagcttcagctgtcaaagtaaacaactttcaagatgctgcataatatttccgcatgaactcacctgtcaaattttgaccaatcagagtataaaaattggacgtagagcgtgaccaactcgtgaccatggtaagataaggtcatccccgcctgtactttaaaaaaaaaactggctgaatttccGCTTCCgtggtcagtttgaaatcaaaatcctaatagtgcggggccatagtgacataaaccaacatatttgatatgaatccttgaaaaaatgaacttgagcctgtgatcatttgaaactggtaatttgtcagcggataacttcaaaaaaatactcgacctcgatgagtcgacacttgagcccgtgctacggtcaggtgatactggtcagcggatgccctgttttgacagctgtcaattgatcacaacattgatgtgcaattagttttctcttgggctcccaaactagctaaaagtgtgagagaAAACATTGGTtatcctgtggtgcggacggacggtcgacGGTCGGtggtcggcggtcggtgtacggtcacgtgattaccaaattttttgggatgggtagatttacttagctatggggctctgcccacgcgcgcgcttcgagcgcgcgtggagctcggctattattattattattattattattattattattattattattattattattattatctttttgaTGAGAATAACAAACTTTGAGGTAGCATTGCAGACAAGGGAGTTTGGCAAGTGTACAGAACACTTAAGCTGATCTTATGGTCATGCTTTAATCACACAGCGAATATGTGAAGATCATTGATGGAGGCGGTACGGAGGTTCTCAATCAGAAAGGGTGCTTACCTTTTACTACAGAGAATTTGTTGGATGTACAGTTTGGCTCCTCCGGTAACATCTCAATTCAAGTGTATTTAGGAAATACTCAAAGCAGTGTGAAAATCAAGTTTGCTATTTTGAAGAACGGCATATCCTCAGGTACGTTTTAGTCGGTACTAATTTTACTGTTTCTTAATGAATAGGCCATGATGTTTGAGTCGTAGAGTGTTCACAGTCCCTTTGTTTCCTTATGATTGTTCAGATCGAGAATCCATCTTGGTTTCAGTCCGTTTCCCGCTACCTGGGTGGCATAGACCTTATTCACAGTACCCGcaatctttgcacgcgctttaggaTCGATGGAATCGGCGCAATATCACGTGTTATTTCAAGGGGAGAACAGGCGATCAAATTTGCAATGCGAGTAATCTCCattccttttaatttttactttcttttttcagcTTTGCCGCTATCAGGATGGAATGTGACTGTTTTGATGTCCAGTTATTTTGGTTTTAGTATTCAGTGGTCTTCGCTTCGCACGAACATTGACCGCAATGCCAGGTTTTACTTGATCCTTATTAACAGtccagagggaaatttgctagCTGTAGAAACTGTCCCCGGAAGTGCGACAACTGAAGATATCACTGGGCTAAGACCATCCACAAGGTACCGAATTGGCGTGTATGGAATTGACGAGACTGGACAAGCCTATAAAAGCAGTGAAAGTCTGGCTTCCACCACTTATGGTAAACTACACATTTAAATTGTATTCTGTTTCGTGCTACATGCAATAGACTGCATAGAGGTGAAATGATTTTATCTTAAGGACAGGCCTAGGTTCTCTAATAACAAACGTGCCAATGTAATGGCCAGGGTGTTGATCTCCAGGATATATTTATCGTCGTTTGACTAGCAGCAAAGGGCTTATTGGGACTTGACATAACTTGTAGCTGGATCAATTTTTTGGACCCCATTAAGTAAATGATGTTGTAGAGATCAGGGTATTGTTAAACACCAGCTTACCTATAATTTAATCCCGGTCATACTTCACGGTCTCGAATGCGGAACGTGTGCAATGGTTTGATAACCAGATTATGATTCCTTCGAAGAAAAGGGAAGCCGGCACATCCAGATTTGATATCCTGGCGCACTGAGACGATACTTTGATAGGGATGTAAGCGCCACGAAGGTTCATATTCCTTGCTTTTCGCGCTACTTGCACACATGAGCTACCTCACTCTCAGCTCGCTGCTAAATCATGCCCGGACACAACTTACATGTAACCTAGGTTAAATGAATTCTCTGATGGAATCAGACAAAAGCTTTTGCCTTTTTGTTCTGCAATAATagacatttattttaatttttctatttcatataGTATTTTGTGGGTCTCGACCAAGCGCTAGTAGTCGAATTGTTGGTGGTTCAGTTGCAAGAGTGAATAGCTGGCCGTGGCAGGTGATGTTGATCAGAACGTCTGGAAGCCAGTTTTGCGGCGGATCGTTAGTAGACCCTTATTGGGTGGTGACCGCTGCACATTGTGTCAACGGAAAATCGCCGTCTTCCATCAAAGTGA containing:
- the LOC140944409 gene encoding neurotrypsin-like, with amino-acid sequence MCAFYQLLLSLFVSVLVFTLLQLANAQHPLRLVGGSRSSEGRVEVFYNNQWGTVCDDYWDINDARVVCRQLGYPGAISAPGSARFGAGRGPIWLDDVNCQGNETSIGYCRHSGWGNENCGHYEDASVVCYGLGSGGCSRTINSTYGDIDVNSTSGYYEICQWTILSVSIPQAVALVSVRELNLVSCSEYVKIIDGGGTEVLNQKGCLPFTTENLLDVQFGSSGNISIQVYLGNTQSSVKIKFAILKNGISSALPLSGWNVTVLMSSYFGFSIQWSSLRTNIDRNARFYLILINSPEGNLLAVETVPGSATTEDITGLRPSTRYRIGVYGIDETGQAYKSSESLASTTYVFCGSRPSASSRIVGGSVARVNSWPWQVMLIRTSGSQFCGGSLVDPYWVVTAAHCVNGKSPSSIKVNYDVSGFFGLCLALMAVVVMVAVVL